Part of the Bacillus cereus group sp. RP43 genome is shown below.
AGAAAAAAGTGTTCGGACCAAATATATTTTGCTTCGGGATAATGTGTTCTACTGCAAACACTGTTACTTCACCCCTTTGTACTTCTCCAATAATAAGCCCAAATATTTCATGATTTACCGCAAACGTTGGTTGTTTCGTTTGCAGCAACCTTGCTGCATTTTTAAATACCGCTTCATATAATGGGTTCCTGTCAGTAATTTCTTTTCGGATTTTTGGTGCTAATGTGATGATAATTTCTTTTCCGTCAATAGTGGTTCGATACATAAAAATCTCCCCTTCAATCTTATGTGAACAACTGTAAAGCTTTGTATGCAAAATGGATAGAATATCCTACTAAAATAATACCTGCTCCGGCTGTAATATAGCCAAGTGCTTTTGGTTTTAATAAAGTTCTTCCAAAATGTACAGAAAAAGCAATATTTAAGTTCCACAAAATAATACCAATAATAATGCAAAGACTGTACAAAAAAGCTTCTTGTTTCGTTACCTTTGTAAGCAATGAGCTAAGTGTACTTCCGTATATGCCAAACCAAAAAACGAGATTTAATGGGTTGGATATCGCAATTAAAAATCCCGCCATAAAGGATTGTTTAAGTCCACCTACCTCTTCTTTGTTATATTCCATATTCGAGTGGGAGATTCCTTGTTTTACACTTTGAAATCCTAAATAAAATAACAGGAAAAACCCAGTGCAGTACATAAAAGCTTGTACATATGTATACATAAACACAGAAGATAAACCAAAATAAATAAGAAGCATAAACAAAATATCAGCAGTCATTCCTCCGATTCCAACAATCCACGCATGCCAAAATCCACGTTCAATTCCACGTTTTAACATTTCAATATTAATTGGACCTACAGGCGCAGCTAATGAAATACCTAATACTATTTGTTGTATAATTGCTCCAAACATCGCTCTATCCTTTCTACTTCTTTTACTATTAAGTAATGATGCAAATATAGAAAATAGACTAGCTTTCATAAAAATTATTCACTAATACAATACCCTTTTTTATCCAAAATATGCAAAAGAGCCATCCAGTTGATGGCTCTTATTTCTCTACTCTATGATGAAAAGGACATTTAGCTTTAATCGGCTCAATATCATCCCCTATGAAATATTGTTTCCATTCACGATGATTAGGATCGCCATAGTGACTAATG
Proteins encoded:
- a CDS encoding LysE family transporter, producing the protein MFGAIIQQIVLGISLAAPVGPINIEMLKRGIERGFWHAWIVGIGGMTADILFMLLIYFGLSSVFMYTYVQAFMYCTGFFLLFYLGFQSVKQGISHSNMEYNKEEVGGLKQSFMAGFLIAISNPLNLVFWFGIYGSTLSSLLTKVTKQEAFLYSLCIIIGIILWNLNIAFSVHFGRTLLKPKALGYITAGAGIILVGYSIHFAYKALQLFT